One Miscanthus floridulus cultivar M001 chromosome 11, ASM1932011v1, whole genome shotgun sequence DNA window includes the following coding sequences:
- the LOC136492412 gene encoding glycine-rich cell wall structural protein-like, which translates to MGSTLLLLEVVALAVRPGVVTCVHGELQVLLVAVAAGPVVGSGKDGEGVRGCALGAESGGGRLGSARGDCSRRRWRRGQVGLLAPVRHGSASGAGSGGELDEEGEVVGEEVAGAADGWEVVGAAAGGGVGLGFYWGGLSGARGSVLGVGRRGEVNEEGK; encoded by the coding sequence ATGGGCTCGACGCTGCTGTTGCTCGAGGTGGTGGCCCTGGCGGTGCGGCCCGGCGTCGTCACCTGCGTGCACGGGGAGCTGCAGGTGCTGTTGGTCGCCGTGGCGGCGGGGCCCGTCGTTGGCAGCGGCAAAGACGGAGAGGGAGTCCGCGGATGCGCTCTGGGTGCCGAATCCGGTGGTGGTAGGCTTGGCAGCGCCCGCGGTGACTGCTCCCGACgtcggtggcggcgtggccaggTCGGGCTCCTGGCTCCGGTGAGGCACGGGTCGGCGTCGGGGGCGGGGAGTGGAGGGGAGTTGGATGAGGAGGGGGAGGTGGtgggggaggaggtggccggCGCCGCCGACGGCTGGGAGGTAGTCGGCGCCGCTGCCGGCGGCGGGGTTGGGCTAGGGTTCTATTGGGGCGGGCTTAGTGGAGCTCGCGGGTCGGTGCTTGGGGTTGGGAGGAGAGGGGAGGTGAATGAGGAGGGAAAGTAG